The DNA segment TGAACTTTGCCCCGACCAACCTCTATACTGAAAAACAAATTATCATTATATTCAGCTCATGAATTTTTGCCGCTCTTAATTTTTTGCTCGAGCGTATAACTTATAACTGCATCTAACAGTGAAAGTAGCAATTTTTGGAGCTGGCATTGCCGGCTTGAGTGCAGCCCTTGAACTGGTCGACCTCGGATATAACGTTGAAATCTATGAGAAACGAAAAATTCTCGGCGGCAAGGTTTCTGTTTGGAAAGATAACGACGGTGATTCGATCGAGTCGGGGCTGCACATAGTTTTCGGTGGTTATGAACAATTACAGACCTATCTTGATAGGGTTGGAGCCGGCGACAACTATCTTTGGAAAGAACACTCTCTCATCTATGCCGAGCCTGATGGAAAACAGTCGCTTTTCAAAAAAGCCAACCTGCCGAGTCCCTGGGCCGAGGTCGTTGGCGGCCTGCAGGCTGATTTTCTTACGATGTGGGACAAAGTTTCTCTAATCAAAGGCCTCTATCCCGCTCTCGCCGGAAATGAAGAATATTTTCGTAGCCAGGATCATATGACGTATTCGGAATGGCACCGCTTAAGAGGCGCCTCCGAAAACTCCCTGCAAAAACTCTGGAGAGCAATTGCGCTTGCAATGAACTTTATAGAACCGAATGTCATCAGCGCGCGTCCGATGCTGACAATATTCAAGTATTTCGGTACAGATTACGCTGCGACAAAATTCGCTTTTTTCCGCGAAAACCCTGGGGACTCCATGATCGAGCCCATGCGCCGGTATATCCAGAGTAAAGGGGGCAGAATCTTTATCGATGCCAAACTTTCCCATTTTGACCTCAACGAAAGCGGTTCCATTGAACGGGCCGTCCTCAGCGATGGTCATCCGGTTGAAGCCGATGCCTATATCTCTGCTCTCCCGGTACACAATGTCAAAAAAATATTACCGAAACAGTGGTTGCACCATAATTATTTCTCCGATCTTTATCAGTTTACAGGCAGCCCTGTAGCCAATTGTCAACTATGGTTCGACAAAAAAATAACCGATACCGATAACCTGATGTTTTCTCAGGGAACGATTTTCGCAACCTTTGCCGACGTATCCATCACCTGCCCGAATGATTTCCAGCAAGGTACTGGTACAGCAACAGGGGGCAGCGTCATGAGTCTGGTGCTTGCACCGGCACATCATCTCATGGATATGCCAAACGAGGTCATTACAGAAATGATCATGAAAGACATCCACGATCGTTTCCCGAAGTCAAGGCATGCCAAATTGCTGAAATCAACGATAGTAAAAATACCCGAGTCAGTCTATCAAGCAGTTCCTGATGTGGACAAGTTCAGACCCGATCAAATCAGTCCGATCGACAATTTCTATCTTGCGGGAGACTATACTTATCAGCGATATCTCGCATCGATGGAAGGCGCTGCGCTCAGCGGTCGTCACGTTGCTGAAAAACTGCATGTAAGAGTCGGGAAGTAAGCATCTGCAACCCCAAGAAAACCTGTTTTCACCGGCAAGTTCTGTTATTTTGAAAGGCGTCGCGTATCCTTGTAAACTTTGCAGTGTCATATGTAACGGCTTATGGACACTCCCCTGCTCATCGTTTTTACGAGAAACCCTGTAAAAGGGCGAGTCAAAAAACGCCTTGCCGCAGCGACAAGTGACGACTTTGCATTGAAAGTTTACAACAAACTCCGGAGCATCACCCAAGAAGCATCATCAGCAAGCGGAGCCGACATTGCAGTCTACTACGATAACCACTTGCCTGATGATGATATTTTCCAGGGAGCGAAAACCAAGACTTTTTTACAGGAGGGGAATGATCTCGGCACTCGCATGTTCAATGCCTTCAAGCAGGGTTTTTCAGAAAACTACCGTCGCATAGCACTGATAGGAACCGACTGTCCCGAACTTACAGGAACAATAATCAGAAGCGCTTTTGGCGCCCTGGAGCAACACCATGCGGTACTTGGGCCGGCAAAGGACGGCGGTTACTATCTCATAGGGTTGCGTGCGCTCCTTTCTGAACTTTTTATCGGCAAGCAATGGAGCACCAGTACTGTCTGTCGGGAAGCGAAGAATGAACTCGATCGTCATGGCCTTGATTATGCTTTGCTACAAACCCTTTCCGATATAGATACCGTTGAAGACCTCGGAAATTTTACACTGGATTGATCATGGACATAAGCATTATCATTCCAACGTATAATGAGGCCGAAACCATTGCCGGAACACTTTCCAACATCTGTAACGCCAATGGTGCAGGAAACAATATCGAAGTCATTGTCAGTGATGCCGGCGATGACAACACGATCCGCATTGCCGGCAAATTCCCCGTCAGAACCTGCCGCTCGCCAAAAGGCCGCTCGATACAGATGAACCGGGGAGCACAAATCGCAACAGGTCAAATACTATACTTCCTTCACGCCGACACTGTACCGCCTCCCGGGTTTGCAGACAGCATTGTAAGCGCTGTAGAACAGGGTAAATCTGCCGGTTGTTTCCAATTGTGCTTCGACGATCCTCACTGGCTTATGCAAACCTATGGATGGTTTACACGGCTTCCCCTGATGGTCTGCAGGGGTGGCGACCAGTCTCTTTTCATCACTCGTGATCTTTTCAGCCGGATCGGCGGTTTCAATGAAAAAATGCGTATAATGGAGGATATCGAGATAATTGAACGCATCAACAGACACACTGTATTTACCATACTTGATGATGCTGTAATCACATCCGCAAGAAAATATGCTGTAAACGGCAGAATCAGGTTACAGGTGATTTTCGGGACGATCCATCTGCTCTATGCACTGGGATTCGATTTAGACCTTTTAACAAACTTCTATTCTCGAAACATCTCCTGAAACCACCTTATCCAGCAAAGCAAAAGAGCAGTATAAACTTTATAGCCCATCTTTTAAGGTGGTATATGTTATATTGGCTAATAATAGCATGTTCGCAAGCAATGAAATAAAGCAACATTACCCGCAGTCACTGATCAAATCTGAACCTAACCATGACCCAAGAGAAAAAAGAACAACAAGCGATTCAAAACGCAACATCACAAGATGATATTGCCGGCAGTAATGAAGCCAGTATCCCTCTGCTTATGGAAAACATTGGCATACTTCTCGATTCTGCATTCAGCTCAATGGCAGAAATGGTTGACTCAGTAAATTCACTGACCGGACAGATCACAGACAATGTTAACATTACAGTAAATTCCGAATCTGTTCAGGATGTTCTTGAGGGCTTGAGTTCTGCTTCGCAATCACTGATTTCAGGTGTCAATTCTACAATCAAGGGAGTCAATACAGCACTTGAATCCAAGGAGCTAAAGGAAACCTTTGACAGCTTGGGACAGTTATGGAATACAGTAACTGGAAGTTTTGGTTCAGTGATACAGGCTGCGCCCGTGCAGGAAATCATAGAAAATGTCAGTGCCGGAATCGGTCAGGTTACAGGAAACGTTGGTGGAATGGTATTTCAACAGGAGGCGGACACAAAACATCCCAAGGCTGTTGAAATACCGTTCACTCAAAAGGACCCCTGCTGCGGACATGAGAGTAAAAAAACCACGATTGATACGGAAAAGAACCATACAAGTCAGCCTCTGCAGAAAAATGTAAAGAAACACAGAAGAAAAAATTGACAGGGCCAAACCGGAATTCATTTCTCTACCCTAAAGAGTTATCAGTTTCCCCATATGCCCCCAAGACAGGAAAAGTTTGTGTTACGTTCAGAAAACAGCCATAAGAAACCCCCATCAAGCTCCAGTACAGCAAAACAGTATCGGGTTTTAATCGCCGACGACGATAAATCTACCCGTATTCTGTTAAACCATTTTCTAAAAAAAATGGGTTATCTGCCTGTTGACGCAATCGACGGAGAGGAATGTATTTCGATTCTCGAAAGAGAAAAAATAGACATCCTTCTCCTGGATATCAACATGCCGAAAAAAGACGGTTTCGGAGTCATGTCGTATCTCCGAAAAAAAGAAATTCCGATACCGGTCATCATGATTACCGCTCTCAATGACATACCCAATACGGTAAAATGCATTAAAATGGGCGCGTACGAATATCTCACCAAGCCGCTGGATGTGGACCGGCTTCAGATCGTCATGAGAAATGCAATCAGTGAATCGGAACTTCACGATGCAGTTTCCCAGCTAAAAAAAGAGCTGAAAACCAAGGAAATCTTCAGACAAATCATTGGAGAAAGCTCTTCGATCAAACAAACAATGGAACAGGCTCTGCAGGTCATGGAAACGGACCTCAATGTCCTGATAATCGGAGAAAGCGGAACCGGCAAGGAGCTTTTCGCTCAGGCCATTCATGAAGGCAGCAAAAGAAAACACGGCCCTTTTATCTCTGTCAATTGCGCAGCTATTTCTCACGAACTTGCAGAAAGCCTTCTTTTCGGACACTCCAAAGGCTCATTTACCGGTGCGAACAATGACCACGAAGGATTTTTTGAACAAGCCGATCAGGGTACGCTTTTCCTTGATGAAATCGGAGATATGAACGCAGATATACAAGCAAAAGTACTCAGAGCCATTCAGGAGAAGAAGATTCGAAGGGTCGGAGAAAAAATCGAACGCAGCATCAACTTCAGGGTCATTTCCGCAACCCACTGGAATTTCGCTCATGCACTCGACAGCAATTCCTTCAGAGACGACCTCTATTATAGACTCGAAGAGTATCCGCTTTACATCCCACCACTTCGGGAGCGAAAAGAAGATATCCCTTTTCTGGCAAAGCACTTCCTCGAAAAGTTTTGCAGTGCAAATAACATCAAACAGTTGAGCCTTACGCCTGAAGCTACCGAGGAAATGGTGGAATATCACTGGCCTGGCAATATTCGCGAACTTAAAAACGCCATTCAGCGAACAGCGATCAGTAGCAAAAACATTGGAGAAATAACCTCGATATTACGGCACAGAGGTGGACATATCAGAAAAAACGATCAAAAGATCGCCACTCCGAATAACTGTACCCACCTCGAAACATCTTGTAAAAAAGAAAAAATTCAGAGCCTCGAGGAAATCGAACGCCGCGCAATCGAAGAGGCTTATAAAGCCTGTGAAGGCAACCCGACAAAAACCGCTCAAGCCCTCGGCATTGGAAGAGCCACGCTTTATCGAAAACTCAAGAAATTCGGGCTCAACTAAAAAACGACGAGCAGCACGGCACCGCCCTTTTTTCACTCGTCGTTCACTACCGGCATAGACTTTCCGGTGCTGATTCCCGTATGTCCGAAACCTCCATTGCCACGCTCTGTCTGTGATAGTGAATTCACTTCTTCGAGCGCCACATGTTCGTAACGAGCAACAACCATTTGAGCAATTCGATCACCATGTTGAACCGTAAACGGCTTTTTTCCATAATTGACGAGAATCACCTTGACCTCTCCTCTGTAGTCTGCATCGATGGTAGCCGGTGTATTGGGTAGAGAGATCAAATGTTTGAGAGCCAAACCGCTGCGCGGTCTGAGCTGAGCCTCAAAACCTTCGGGCAGCTCGATACACAACCCCGTGGGAATGAGCGCTGTTGTGAAAGGATCGATTTCCAAAGGAGCATCCAGACATGCAGCCAGATCCATGCCAGCTGCATTCGCCGTTGCATAACGAGGAAGAATGGCTTTTTGATTTATACGGACTATCTTTACCGTAGACATTGCAGTATGCGATTTTTATTGGTTTTTGTTCAAGATAACTCATTCAGACAATACAACATTGACCGTGGATAATAAAACAGAAAAGGTTTACGCTCTTGCTTTCGGTGCTCATCCCGATGATGTAGAGCTTTCTTGCGGGGCAACATTGCTGAAACTCATCGATGAAGGCCAAACTGTTGCCGTATGTGATCTCACTCAGGGCGAAATGGGAACCCTCGGTTCACCGGAAACAAGAAAAACAGAATCCGCCAAGGCAACAAAAGTCATGGGTTACACAAAACGCATAACGCTCGATCTTGGAGACTCAAAACTCCACGACACCGAAGAGGCACAGAAAGAAATCATCCGGGTCATTCGTCATTTTCAACCCTGCGTGGTGTTCACCAACCCTCCAGACGAACGACATCCTGATCATATCAAAGCATCGCGCCTGGTTTATGATGCGATTTTCTATGCCGGACTCAAAAAAATCACCACGCTGCACAACGGCAAGAAACAGGAACCTTACAGACCGCCGCATCTGCTCTACTATATGCAGTTCAAGCACTTCGACCCGTCTATCATCGTCGATGTCACAGCAACGTTCGAACGATCCAGAACAGGAATCCTCGCTTTCGGTTCACAATTCTACAGGGAAGGTGAGACAAACGAACCGGAAACCTTGATCCAGCGAAAAGAATTTCTCAGCGGACTCGAGGCCCGAGCCCGATATCTCGGAGAACAGATTGGAACCGGATATGGAGAAGGTTTTAGTGCACCAGGTCCTATCAAAGCAGCTACGTTCACTGCCCTGTTTCCAGAAAACTGACCGCTCTCTCAACCGAACATCTCAAAACCCACATTGCAACCCACCGGACACGTCATCCGGCTGTAGAGCAGTTACTTCCTCATCAATTATAATCCATCTTCGCCGTGCTTCTTCCTCTCAGAAACTTATCCGCATACAGAGCGGCACGGCACCCTTCAGAAGCAACAATAATCGCCTGCTTGATATCCTTGCATAAAATATCCCCTGCGGCAAAAACACCAGGTACGGATGTAGAAAAATCCGCCCCTATCTTCAGACAACTTTCTTCGACACAATCAAGCTGCCCTCCCGCGTAATCGATAATCGGAGAAGAACCGCTCAGATAAAGAAAAACGCCGTCTACTTCGAGTGGAGCATTCTCTCCACGGATTGTAAGAGACTCAACTGCTTTGTCCCCGTTAATCGCAACAATGCTTTGGTTATACCGCACTTCAATATTCGGCTGAAAATCGAGTCCCTCGACCATTTCGGACGGTGCCGAAAACGAGGATGTCGGACAGAGCAAATACACTTTCCCTGCAAAGCGTGAGAGCACCTTCGCTTCTTCTACCGCTTCTCCGGTTCGGCCGGCAACGGCAACAACCTGTCCCTTGTAAAATGCAGCATCACAGGTAGCGCAATAGCTGACACCAACCCCCAAGAGTTCCTGCTCTCCCTTTATCTTCCTGCTCTTTCCCATCGAACCGGTAGCGAGAATCAAAGCTTTTGCCCTGAACACCTTGCCGCTTGCCGTAAAAACATTCTTTTCTCGTTTGCTCAGATCCAGGCCGGTTACTTTTTCTCTGAAAAACTTTGCCCCGAACGATTCAGCCTGACTTTTCATCGAATCAAGCAGTTCGATACCGGAGATATCCGAACGAACACCGGGATAGTTGGCGATAACGTGAGCCATACCGAGAGCACCTGCATGGGGGTCCTTATCAAGGACAACTGTTCGTAATTCAGCCCTTGCGGCATAGATAGCTGCGGACAAACCTGCAGGCCCTCCCCCTACAATCACAACATCATAGTGTTCTGTATTCATGAAATATTACCTGTTTATAACTGTTCTTTCTATCAATCGTTTCATATTGTCAAGAATTCCCTAAATTTCTCAAAGGTATCATTTCCTTGCAAAAAACACAGGTCATGCAAAAAATAGTAGTCTGGTTATCATTTTTTTTTCTCTGCAGCACGCTTCCCTCTTGCAGTAGTCCACAGGAATACCGTTCGGATCACATTACCATAGGTATCGATGGCGACTTCGACCACCTCAACCCCCTGCTCATACAGCTCTCTCTCTCTCGAGAGGTTTGCACGCTTATATTCCCATCCTTGACAAAACCCTCCTATGACCAAGAAAAAGGAAGTATCGAATTCAAACCAAACGCAGCCGAGAGCTGGGAGTTCAGTGATGACGGGAAAAAAGCAGTGTTTTATCTCAGAAAAGATGCGGTTTGGCAAGACGACGAACCGTTAACATCGGAAGACTTCAAGTTTTCGTACCAGCTCTACGCAAATCCTGAAATTGCCAGCACTCGCCAACACTACCTCAACGACCTTTTGGCGCTCGATGATGGCAGCATCGATTTTGAAAACAGTGTCGAAACACCTGACGATCATACTCTGGTTCTGAAGTTCAATAAACCGATGGCTCCAGCCATTATCCTCGATCATTTCAATGATCTTATGCCGGTCGCGAAGCATATTTTCGATTCGATTCCTCCCGAAGAAATCCGTATGCGAGCAGCAGAAACCCCGATTGTCGGTGCAGGCCCTTTCAAGGTGAAGGAATGGGCTCGGCAGCAAAAACTTGTACTCGTATCGAACGAGAAATCGATATTACCTCATCCTGCACTGATTTCCACCATGAGCTTCATCATCGCCCCGGAGTACACCACACGCCTTGCCATGCTGAAATCAGGACAGCTTGATGCACTCATATCTGCTGGCGGGATAAACCCGAAAGACCTCCCGGAACTGCAAAAGACAAACCCGGAGATCATGATAAAACCCGTCAAGAATCGATATTTCGACAGTATCGTATGGCTGACCATCGACGGGGAGTCTTATAGAAAGCATGAGGAAATCAAACCGAATTTATTCTTTGGGGATAAAAAGGTCCGTCAAGCCATGACCTATGCCATAGACCGCCAAGCCATAATCGATGGCTTCATGGGCCCGAAGCATGCCGTGGTAGTCAATACATCTCTATCCCCCGCCTATGAAGCGATTGCCAACCGGTCCCTCGATACGTATACATATGATCCCCAAAAAGCGCAGTTATTGCTCAAACAAGCCGGGTGGGAACCCGGACCCGACGGCATCATGCAGAAAAACGGTAAAAAGTTTTCCTTTACCCTTGCAGCCCAGGCTGGGAACCCGCGCAGAAACTACGCGGCAACAATTATCCAGCAAAACCTCCGTGAGATAGGCATAGAATGTGAGCTTAGAATCGACGAAAAACTTATTTTCAACAAAAGCCAGAACGAATTCCTCTACGATGCCGCACTATCGGGCCTTGCCGCCGAAACCCTGCCGTTTCAGCTTATCATCTGGGGCTCGGATTTCCAGAACAGGCCTTTTAACTCCTCGGCTTTTCAACACGCGAAACTCGACAGGGTAATAAGCCAACTAAGCACTCCCCTTCCGGAAAACGAAAGCCTTCTCTTATGGCAAGAGTACCAAAAAATACTTCATGAAGAACAGCCGAGAACCTTCCTTTACTACTATGACGAACTCGAGGGATTCAGCAAACGGATTAAAAACGTGGAAGTCAATCTTCTCTCGACCCTCTATAACGCATATGAATGGGAGTTGAATTAAAGCTTACTCACATTGGGGCATCCCTTATTTTTACTATATTCTTGAGCTTTTTATTACGATCATGTAGTCCATAAGTCAAGACCAACCAGTATGCCTCGTTATACTCCCGAACAGCTTGAAAAAAGAAATCTTTCCGTATGGACAAAAGTGCAGGGCATCCTTGCACCCATACAGTTTGTTGCTTTCATAGCCGGCCTTGCCGTGACCATTCTGTACAAATTAGACATGGGTATCGACAACTTTGCCTGGGTGACCGCTTTTATCATTCTGAAAACCGTTATTTTTCTCCTCATTTTTATCACAGGAGCGTTTTTCGAAAAAGACGTCTTCGACCAATACGTTTTTGCACCGGAGTTTTTTTGGGAAGATGTCGGCAGCACTATAGCAATAGTCATTCACCTTGGCTACTTTATCTTATTTTACATGGGCCTGGATGAAAATGTCCTTATCTGGACTGCACTCCTTGCTTATCTGAGTTACTTGATTAACGCAGCACAGTTTCTGTTCCGCCTGATCATTGAAAAACAGCATGCGAGAAAAACCCAAACCGCAAACTGAAGCCAGCAGATCCGCCATGAAAGCAAAAGCAATCGTTTTTACCGGTGTTCGTCAGATAGAAGTGAAAAACGTAACGCTCAAACCGGTGTTATCGACCGATGTACTCATTGAAACGCATTGGTCTTCGATCAGTACAGGTACCGAAAAAATGGCATTCAACGGCCTTATTCCTTCACCGCCTTTCATCTTTCCGTTTATACCGGGTTATGAAACCGTAGGTAAAATCACACAGGTCGGGGCTCACGTCAATGAAAATCTCATCGGCAAATATGCCTACATTGCCGGATCTTTCGGATACCAGGACGTCAATGCCGCTTTTGGAGGGGCATCACAGTTTGTCGTTTGTCCGGTCGAAAGCATTACGGTACTTGAAGGCATTGACGACCCGAAATGCGGCATTGCGCTTCCCCTTGGAGCAACAGCACTCCATTTTATGGATCTTGCAGACATAGCAGGAAAAAAAGTTCTTGTTCTTGGCCAGGGGGCTGTAGGTATTCTCGCCGTCCAGCTGGCCAAACACATGGGAGCAAAACTTGTTGCGGCTACAGAACCCTATCAGAACCGTCTTAACTTCTCTTCAGCCGATCTGAAAGTAAATCCGTCAATCCAGGATGTTTCAGCAGCCCTCGCTGGAAATGAGTTTGATGTCATGATAGACAGTACCGGTGTCATGAACGCTATCGAAACCGGTCTGCGCTTCCTGAAGTTCCACGGTAAAGTAATTTTTGGAGGCTACTACCAGCGAATGAACATCGATTATTCACAAGCCTTTGAAAAAGAACTGTCATTTGTCGCTGCACGTCAATGGGCCAAAGGTGACCTGCTCCGTGTCAGGGATCTTATCAGAACCGGAAAACTGAACACAAAAAAGATATTCACCCATAGCCACTCCGTTGATACCGATCTTGCCGAAGCGTACCATCAAGCCTTCAACGATCCGGACTGTTTAAAGATGATTCTGAGCTGGAAAGAGTCTGATACCGAAACCCTGCCAGAATAGGAATATCATATCTGTATGACACCACGCACTATAGCCATATACGGAAAGGGAGGCATCGGGAAAAGCTTCACAACAACCAACCTGAGCGCAACGTTTGCGCTTATGGGAAAAAAAGTACTGCAGCTGGGATGCGACCCGAAGCATGACTCGACAACGTCGCTCTTCGGAGGAATCTCACTGCCTACTGTTACAGAAGTTTTTGCAGAAAAAAATGCCCGTAATGAACAAGTGCAGATCAGCGACATTGTCTTCAGGAGAGATGTTCCTGACTTTCCACAGCCAATTTATGGTGTTGAACTCGGAGGCCCCCAAGTCGGCAGAGGGTGCGGTGGCAGAGGCATTATCTCCGGCTTCGATGTGCTGGAAAAACTCGGCCTGTTCACATGGGATCTTGATATCATTTTAATGGATTTTCTCGGTGATGTTGTTTGTGGAGGTTTCGCCACCCCATTGGCACGCTCCCTGAGTGAAGAAGTCATTCTTTTGACAACCAATGACCGCCAGTCGATATTCACTGCCAACAATATCTGCAAGGCAAACAACTACTTTAGAACCGTAGGTGGACAATCCAAGCTCCTCGGACTCATCATTAATCGTGACGACGATAGCGGTATTGCAGAAAAGTATGCAGCTGCTGCAGAGATAAACATCCTCATGAAGCTGCCATACGATCCGGCAGCAAGGGACAAGGATGACAGCTTCAACTTCGCGATCCAGCTTCCTGAAATAGGAGAAAAGTTCCGCAAACTCGCCGCTGATATCATCGAAAGAAATATCGAACCCTGCGAAGCGGCCGGGCTTGATTTTCAAACATTTGTCCGTTTGTTCGGAGAGATAAGCGCCGCTCATCCAACCCCTGCCTCGGAAACAGAGCTAACCGGACAACAAACACAAACAAGTCCCGACTTTTCAGCACGAGAAAACGACGATCCCGGTTCATCTGACAACGAAAAGCTGTTATCCTGCGTCGATAAGCTTCCTGATGCCGAACGGGAAATCTACCGCATGATT comes from the Prosthecochloris marina genome and includes:
- a CDS encoding FAD-dependent oxidoreductase yields the protein MKVAIFGAGIAGLSAALELVDLGYNVEIYEKRKILGGKVSVWKDNDGDSIESGLHIVFGGYEQLQTYLDRVGAGDNYLWKEHSLIYAEPDGKQSLFKKANLPSPWAEVVGGLQADFLTMWDKVSLIKGLYPALAGNEEYFRSQDHMTYSEWHRLRGASENSLQKLWRAIALAMNFIEPNVISARPMLTIFKYFGTDYAATKFAFFRENPGDSMIEPMRRYIQSKGGRIFIDAKLSHFDLNESGSIERAVLSDGHPVEADAYISALPVHNVKKILPKQWLHHNYFSDLYQFTGSPVANCQLWFDKKITDTDNLMFSQGTIFATFADVSITCPNDFQQGTGTATGGSVMSLVLAPAHHLMDMPNEVITEMIMKDIHDRFPKSRHAKLLKSTIVKIPESVYQAVPDVDKFRPDQISPIDNFYLAGDYTYQRYLASMEGAALSGRHVAEKLHVRVGK
- a CDS encoding TIGR04282 family arsenosugar biosynthesis glycosyltransferase, whose amino-acid sequence is MDTPLLIVFTRNPVKGRVKKRLAAATSDDFALKVYNKLRSITQEASSASGADIAVYYDNHLPDDDIFQGAKTKTFLQEGNDLGTRMFNAFKQGFSENYRRIALIGTDCPELTGTIIRSAFGALEQHHAVLGPAKDGGYYLIGLRALLSELFIGKQWSTSTVCREAKNELDRHGLDYALLQTLSDIDTVEDLGNFTLD
- a CDS encoding TIGR04283 family arsenosugar biosynthesis glycosyltransferase, producing the protein MDISIIIPTYNEAETIAGTLSNICNANGAGNNIEVIVSDAGDDNTIRIAGKFPVRTCRSPKGRSIQMNRGAQIATGQILYFLHADTVPPPGFADSIVSAVEQGKSAGCFQLCFDDPHWLMQTYGWFTRLPLMVCRGGDQSLFITRDLFSRIGGFNEKMRIMEDIEIIERINRHTVFTILDDAVITSARKYAVNGRIRLQVIFGTIHLLYALGFDLDLLTNFYSRNIS
- a CDS encoding sigma-54-dependent transcriptional regulator — encoded protein: MGYLPVDAIDGEECISILEREKIDILLLDINMPKKDGFGVMSYLRKKEIPIPVIMITALNDIPNTVKCIKMGAYEYLTKPLDVDRLQIVMRNAISESELHDAVSQLKKELKTKEIFRQIIGESSSIKQTMEQALQVMETDLNVLIIGESGTGKELFAQAIHEGSKRKHGPFISVNCAAISHELAESLLFGHSKGSFTGANNDHEGFFEQADQGTLFLDEIGDMNADIQAKVLRAIQEKKIRRVGEKIERSINFRVISATHWNFAHALDSNSFRDDLYYRLEEYPLYIPPLRERKEDIPFLAKHFLEKFCSANNIKQLSLTPEATEEMVEYHWPGNIRELKNAIQRTAISSKNIGEITSILRHRGGHIRKNDQKIATPNNCTHLETSCKKEKIQSLEEIERRAIEEAYKACEGNPTKTAQALGIGRATLYRKLKKFGLN
- the dut gene encoding dUTP diphosphatase — its product is MSTVKIVRINQKAILPRYATANAAGMDLAACLDAPLEIDPFTTALIPTGLCIELPEGFEAQLRPRSGLALKHLISLPNTPATIDADYRGEVKVILVNYGKKPFTVQHGDRIAQMVVARYEHVALEEVNSLSQTERGNGGFGHTGISTGKSMPVVNDE
- the bshB1 gene encoding bacillithiol biosynthesis deacetylase BshB1 is translated as MDNKTEKVYALAFGAHPDDVELSCGATLLKLIDEGQTVAVCDLTQGEMGTLGSPETRKTESAKATKVMGYTKRITLDLGDSKLHDTEEAQKEIIRVIRHFQPCVVFTNPPDERHPDHIKASRLVYDAIFYAGLKKITTLHNGKKQEPYRPPHLLYYMQFKHFDPSIIVDVTATFERSRTGILAFGSQFYREGETNEPETLIQRKEFLSGLEARARYLGEQIGTGYGEGFSAPGPIKAATFTALFPEN
- a CDS encoding NAD(P)/FAD-dependent oxidoreductase; this translates as MNTEHYDVVIVGGGPAGLSAAIYAARAELRTVVLDKDPHAGALGMAHVIANYPGVRSDISGIELLDSMKSQAESFGAKFFREKVTGLDLSKREKNVFTASGKVFRAKALILATGSMGKSRKIKGEQELLGVGVSYCATCDAAFYKGQVVAVAGRTGEAVEEAKVLSRFAGKVYLLCPTSSFSAPSEMVEGLDFQPNIEVRYNQSIVAINGDKAVESLTIRGENAPLEVDGVFLYLSGSSPIIDYAGGQLDCVEESCLKIGADFSTSVPGVFAAGDILCKDIKQAIIVASEGCRAALYADKFLRGRSTAKMDYN
- a CDS encoding peptide-binding protein produces the protein MQKIVVWLSFFFLCSTLPSCSSPQEYRSDHITIGIDGDFDHLNPLLIQLSLSREVCTLIFPSLTKPSYDQEKGSIEFKPNAAESWEFSDDGKKAVFYLRKDAVWQDDEPLTSEDFKFSYQLYANPEIASTRQHYLNDLLALDDGSIDFENSVETPDDHTLVLKFNKPMAPAIILDHFNDLMPVAKHIFDSIPPEEIRMRAAETPIVGAGPFKVKEWARQQKLVLVSNEKSILPHPALISTMSFIIAPEYTTRLAMLKSGQLDALISAGGINPKDLPELQKTNPEIMIKPVKNRYFDSIVWLTIDGESYRKHEEIKPNLFFGDKKVRQAMTYAIDRQAIIDGFMGPKHAVVVNTSLSPAYEAIANRSLDTYTYDPQKAQLLLKQAGWEPGPDGIMQKNGKKFSFTLAAQAGNPRRNYAATIIQQNLREIGIECELRIDEKLIFNKSQNEFLYDAALSGLAAETLPFQLIIWGSDFQNRPFNSSAFQHAKLDRVISQLSTPLPENESLLLWQEYQKILHEEQPRTFLYYYDELEGFSKRIKNVEVNLLSTLYNAYEWELN
- the bchF gene encoding 2-vinyl bacteriochlorophyllide hydratase → MPRYTPEQLEKRNLSVWTKVQGILAPIQFVAFIAGLAVTILYKLDMGIDNFAWVTAFIILKTVIFLLIFITGAFFEKDVFDQYVFAPEFFWEDVGSTIAIVIHLGYFILFYMGLDENVLIWTALLAYLSYLINAAQFLFRLIIEKQHARKTQTAN
- the bchC gene encoding chlorophyll synthesis pathway protein BchC — translated: MKAKAIVFTGVRQIEVKNVTLKPVLSTDVLIETHWSSISTGTEKMAFNGLIPSPPFIFPFIPGYETVGKITQVGAHVNENLIGKYAYIAGSFGYQDVNAAFGGASQFVVCPVESITVLEGIDDPKCGIALPLGATALHFMDLADIAGKKVLVLGQGAVGILAVQLAKHMGAKLVAATEPYQNRLNFSSADLKVNPSIQDVSAALAGNEFDVMIDSTGVMNAIETGLRFLKFHGKVIFGGYYQRMNIDYSQAFEKELSFVAARQWAKGDLLRVRDLIRTGKLNTKKIFTHSHSVDTDLAEAYHQAFNDPDCLKMILSWKESDTETLPE